The proteins below are encoded in one region of Aquisphaera giovannonii:
- a CDS encoding sialate O-acetylesterase, which produces MTTGLAALAAALMMAAAPARADVKLPAIFGDHMVLQRGQADKIWGWADPGEEITVSVAPGDHQPKSAKAGADGRWEVSLDALETGGPYTITVKGKNTVTLSDVLSGEVWVCSGQSNMQWNVGSANDADLEIRAAKFPGIRLITVPNRGTQEPQKDFQGRWEVCSPETVGGFSAVGYFFGRQIHQTLGVPVGLINDAWGGSACEAWIPREKLAADPRYKPLLDHWAQAEANYPQAKKAHDKWEAAAAKAKAEGKPAPQEPHNPDWDMHGNSRPGNIFNGVLLPTIGYGIRGAIWYQGESNSGRAYQYRHMFPLMIETWRDLWGQGDFSFYWVQLADFMEEKDRPVESGWAELREAQTMTLKLPHTGEAVIIDLGEGRDIHPRNKQDVAKRLARWALAKDYGVPVPCQSPTYRSMKVEGRKAVLTFDHVDGGFRPFDVDELRGFAVAGADRKFVKAQAKVTGDNTIEVWSDSVSDPAAVRYAWADNPVCNVYSQAGLPLTPFRTDDWPGITAGNTH; this is translated from the coding sequence ATGACGACGGGCCTGGCCGCGCTCGCGGCGGCCCTGATGATGGCGGCGGCCCCGGCGCGGGCCGACGTGAAGCTGCCGGCGATCTTCGGCGACCACATGGTCCTCCAGCGCGGCCAGGCCGACAAGATCTGGGGATGGGCGGATCCGGGCGAGGAAATCACCGTCAGCGTCGCCCCCGGCGACCACCAGCCGAAGTCCGCGAAGGCCGGCGCCGACGGCCGGTGGGAGGTCAGCCTCGACGCCCTGGAGACCGGCGGCCCCTACACGATCACGGTCAAGGGGAAGAACACCGTCACCCTGAGCGACGTCCTCTCCGGCGAGGTCTGGGTCTGCTCCGGCCAGTCGAACATGCAGTGGAACGTCGGCAGCGCGAACGACGCCGACCTGGAGATCCGCGCGGCGAAGTTCCCGGGCATCCGCCTGATCACCGTCCCGAACCGGGGGACGCAGGAGCCGCAGAAGGACTTCCAGGGCAGGTGGGAGGTCTGCTCGCCGGAGACCGTCGGCGGGTTCTCGGCCGTCGGCTACTTCTTCGGCCGGCAGATCCACCAGACCCTCGGCGTGCCCGTCGGCCTGATCAACGACGCCTGGGGCGGCTCCGCCTGCGAGGCCTGGATCCCCCGCGAGAAGCTCGCCGCCGACCCGCGGTACAAGCCGCTGCTGGACCACTGGGCGCAGGCCGAGGCGAACTACCCGCAGGCGAAGAAGGCCCACGACAAGTGGGAGGCCGCCGCGGCGAAGGCCAAGGCCGAGGGCAAGCCCGCCCCCCAGGAGCCGCACAACCCGGACTGGGACATGCACGGCAACTCCCGGCCGGGGAACATCTTCAACGGCGTCCTCCTGCCGACCATCGGCTACGGGATCCGCGGCGCGATCTGGTACCAGGGCGAGTCCAACTCGGGCCGGGCGTATCAGTATCGTCATATGTTCCCCCTGATGATCGAGACCTGGCGCGACCTCTGGGGCCAGGGCGACTTCTCGTTCTACTGGGTGCAGCTCGCCGACTTCATGGAGGAGAAGGACAGGCCCGTCGAGAGCGGCTGGGCGGAGCTCCGCGAGGCCCAGACGATGACCCTGAAGCTGCCCCACACCGGCGAGGCCGTGATCATCGACCTGGGCGAGGGCAGGGACATCCACCCGCGGAACAAGCAGGACGTCGCCAAGCGGCTGGCCCGCTGGGCGCTGGCGAAGGACTACGGCGTCCCCGTCCCCTGCCAGAGCCCGACCTACCGGTCCATGAAGGTGGAGGGCCGCAAGGCCGTGCTCACCTTCGACCACGTGGACGGCGGCTTCCGGCCCTTCGACGTGGACGAGCTGCGCGGGTTCGCCGTCGCCGGCGCGGATCGCAAGTTCGTCAAGGCGCAGGCGAAGGTCACCGGGGATAACACGATCGAGGTCTGGTCCGACTCCGTCTCCGACCCGGCCGCCGTCCGCTACGCCTGGGCCGACAACCCGGTCTGCAACGTCTACAGCCAGGCGGGCCTCCCCCTGACCCCCTTCCGCACCGACGACTGGCCGGGCATCACCGCCGGCAACACCCACTGA
- a CDS encoding DUF2207 domain-containing protein, which translates to MRRRPFPAPATLLGMAWLLACALGLAPGPAPGPAAARADGGWLIRSFDVDLDIRPDAAIDVTEVIDADFGEPKHGIVRVIPVRYAVAMHEYDLRVRLLGVDDGDPSAPAEYEASVSHEENLMKIRIGSAGRVVRGRNRYRIRYRVERAILWEGNHAWQDGDFAVLRWNATGTEWEVPIEGSRVTIHLPREMNDLESSSDAWTGSFKATGKDFRKRVINARTIEFTTPRLRPREGITVEITMPSDAVARPGRWKEFTWWLTDNFPYAVFPLTLAACLLAWLTRGRDLPGMGTVVVNYDAPDGLRPAEVGTLVDEKVDLRDISATIIDLAVRGYLRIEEQKSGSWFSSGGDYRFTKRKPVEGLKGFERLLYNRIFADGDEVLLSDLREKFYPVLSQVKGDLYGGLSRDGYFDGSPETVRGASLALGIVAVLAALAVAAAIQLAIVGRVFPLPMIVAGISSLAAVAVTSRVMPRRTRKGRIAWEKIAGLQEYISRAEADDIREQERQGVFERLLPYAIVFGLSRRWGKAFADLYTQPPDWYRPASPMDFNTWMLVNDLDRSIWMMNQTFPTQPRVDVNSGGGGGYSWSSGGFGGGGSSGGGFGGGGGSSW; encoded by the coding sequence GTGAGACGCAGACCGTTCCCCGCACCGGCGACGCTCCTGGGGATGGCCTGGCTCCTCGCCTGCGCCCTGGGCCTGGCCCCGGGGCCGGCGCCCGGCCCGGCCGCGGCCCGCGCCGACGGCGGCTGGCTCATCCGCTCCTTCGACGTGGACCTCGACATCCGCCCGGACGCCGCGATCGACGTCACCGAGGTCATCGACGCCGACTTCGGCGAGCCCAAGCACGGCATCGTCCGCGTGATCCCCGTCCGCTACGCCGTGGCCATGCACGAGTACGACCTGCGGGTCCGCCTGCTGGGCGTGGACGACGGCGATCCGTCGGCCCCCGCCGAGTACGAGGCCTCGGTCTCCCACGAGGAGAACCTGATGAAGATCCGGATCGGCAGCGCGGGCCGCGTCGTCCGCGGCCGCAACCGCTACCGGATCCGCTACCGGGTGGAGCGCGCGATCCTCTGGGAGGGGAACCACGCCTGGCAGGACGGGGACTTCGCCGTCCTCCGCTGGAACGCGACGGGGACCGAGTGGGAGGTCCCCATCGAGGGCTCGAGGGTCACCATCCACCTCCCCCGCGAGATGAACGACCTGGAGTCGTCCTCCGACGCCTGGACGGGCTCGTTCAAGGCGACCGGCAAGGACTTCCGGAAGCGCGTGATCAATGCGCGGACGATCGAGTTCACCACCCCGCGCCTCCGCCCCCGCGAGGGCATCACCGTCGAGATCACGATGCCGTCGGACGCCGTCGCCCGCCCGGGCCGGTGGAAGGAATTCACCTGGTGGCTGACGGACAACTTCCCCTACGCGGTCTTCCCGCTCACGCTGGCCGCCTGCCTGCTCGCCTGGCTGACCCGGGGCCGCGACCTGCCCGGCATGGGGACCGTCGTCGTGAACTACGACGCCCCCGACGGCCTGCGACCGGCCGAGGTCGGCACGCTCGTCGACGAGAAGGTGGACCTCCGCGACATCTCCGCCACGATCATCGACCTGGCCGTCCGCGGGTACCTCCGGATCGAGGAGCAGAAGTCCGGCTCGTGGTTCTCCTCCGGCGGCGACTACCGCTTCACGAAGCGGAAGCCGGTCGAGGGCCTGAAGGGCTTCGAGCGTCTGCTCTACAACCGGATCTTCGCCGACGGGGACGAGGTGCTCCTGAGCGACCTGCGGGAGAAGTTCTACCCCGTGCTCTCCCAGGTCAAGGGGGACCTCTACGGCGGCCTGAGCCGGGACGGCTACTTCGACGGCAGCCCGGAGACCGTCCGGGGCGCGTCGCTGGCGCTCGGGATCGTCGCGGTCCTCGCCGCGCTGGCGGTCGCGGCGGCGATCCAGCTCGCGATCGTCGGCCGGGTGTTCCCGCTGCCGATGATCGTCGCGGGGATCTCGTCGCTCGCGGCCGTCGCGGTCACCAGCCGGGTGATGCCGCGGCGGACGAGGAAGGGGCGGATCGCCTGGGAGAAGATCGCGGGATTGCAGGAGTACATCAGCCGGGCCGAGGCGGACGACATCCGCGAGCAGGAGCGCCAGGGGGTCTTCGAGCGCCTGCTCCCCTACGCGATCGTCTTCGGCCTGTCCAGGCGCTGGGGCAAGGCGTTCGCGGACCTGTACACCCAGCCCCCGGACTGGTACCGGCCGGCCAGCCCGATGGACTTCAACACCTGGATGCTGGTCAACGACCTGGACCGCTCGATCTGGATGATGAACCAGACCTTCCCCACCCAGCCCCGCGTCGACGTCAACTCCGGCGGCGGTGGCGGCTACAGCTGGTCGAGCGGAGGCTTCGGCGGCGGCGGATCCAGCGGCGGCGGCTTCGGCGGCGGCGGCGGGTCGAGCTGGTGA
- a CDS encoding lactate racemase domain-containing protein: protein MSESDGSGGRNGPPVSSCEVPWGPAGSLRLAFPPGATVCEGDVVRPDLDGALADYPAALAAALGTPDGMGRLRELARPGMRVAVVVDDPSRWTPVREALPAVLRELQAAGVAAGDVAIVAGVGRHHAVDRAAMERRVGPEVAAAYECHSPPVDDLSAYDDLGATATGLPVRVFAPVARAGLRILIGSVLPHLQAGFGGGYKLIFPGTSHRSTLGALHRRGITGEEGRDAGRLLGGDAASNPMRRAIHEAAGRLGPCFSISHLLGAPGQVFRVAAGHPERVQDALAAEARRRFRAPAAAPADIVAAGNHPWPGDPMQSFKVLLHHRAASRPGGVLAGLFWTDPEEIDRSFPRTAMRLIAATGAAGGWGIRRAVPLAERVLSAKGSPAAFMLRWARELVVDRAVLVYAPPLFDRIGPRLGPVRIFDDPSKLWSAAIAAAARTGHGGEPSVRIFPSGGLTYVPSGGG, encoded by the coding sequence ATGTCCGAGTCCGACGGGTCCGGTGGACGCAACGGGCCGCCCGTCTCGTCGTGCGAGGTCCCCTGGGGGCCGGCCGGCTCGCTCCGGCTGGCCTTCCCGCCGGGGGCGACGGTCTGCGAGGGGGACGTCGTCCGGCCGGACCTGGACGGGGCGCTCGCCGACTACCCGGCCGCGCTCGCGGCGGCGCTCGGCACGCCGGACGGCATGGGCCGCCTGCGGGAGCTCGCCCGGCCGGGGATGAGGGTCGCGGTCGTCGTGGACGACCCCTCGCGCTGGACGCCCGTCCGCGAGGCCTTGCCGGCCGTGCTGCGGGAGCTCCAGGCCGCGGGCGTCGCCGCGGGGGACGTCGCGATCGTCGCCGGGGTCGGGCGTCACCACGCGGTGGACCGCGCGGCGATGGAGCGTCGGGTCGGCCCGGAGGTCGCCGCGGCGTACGAGTGCCACAGCCCGCCGGTGGACGACCTCTCGGCCTACGACGACCTGGGGGCGACGGCGACGGGCCTGCCGGTGCGTGTCTTCGCGCCGGTGGCCCGGGCCGGGCTGCGGATCCTGATCGGGTCGGTGCTGCCGCACCTCCAGGCGGGCTTCGGCGGCGGCTACAAGCTGATCTTCCCCGGGACGAGCCACCGGAGCACGCTCGGGGCCCTGCACCGGCGTGGGATCACGGGCGAGGAGGGCCGCGACGCCGGCCGGCTGCTCGGCGGCGACGCGGCGTCCAACCCGATGCGGCGGGCGATCCACGAGGCCGCGGGCCGGCTCGGGCCGTGCTTCTCGATCAGCCACCTCTTGGGCGCGCCGGGCCAGGTCTTCCGGGTGGCCGCCGGCCATCCCGAGCGGGTGCAGGACGCGCTCGCCGCCGAGGCGAGGCGGCGGTTCCGGGCGCCGGCCGCGGCGCCGGCGGACATCGTGGCGGCCGGCAATCACCCCTGGCCGGGCGACCCGATGCAGAGCTTCAAGGTGCTGCTCCACCACCGGGCGGCGAGCCGGCCCGGGGGCGTGCTCGCGGGCCTCTTCTGGACCGACCCCGAGGAGATCGACCGCTCGTTCCCGCGGACCGCGATGCGGCTGATCGCGGCCACCGGCGCCGCCGGCGGCTGGGGCATCCGCCGCGCCGTGCCGCTGGCCGAGCGCGTGCTCTCGGCGAAGGGCTCGCCGGCCGCGTTCATGCTCCGATGGGCGCGCGAGCTGGTCGTCGACCGGGCCGTCCTCGTGTACGCCCCCCCCCTCTTCGACCGCATCGGCCCCCGCCTCGGCCCCGTCCGGATCTTCGACGACCCATCGAAGCTCTGGTCCGCCGCCATCGCCGCCGCGGCGAGGACCGGTCATGGCGGCGAGCCTTCGGTGCGGATCTTCCCCTCGGGGGGGCTGACGTACGTGCCGTCGGGGGGGGGATGA
- a CDS encoding LbetaH domain-containing protein, translating into MDRSMRGRRRPWAYRPGNESLEDRRLLSGGTWPPYIPRAELRALLHQGTPAVRPNTPVLPYGVAAKVATYVDPTARIVNGYAVIVGSPGFIGPYATLDAHGGLIQVGNSSVILDNAAIVANTVHAGTAPAPEARIGSFVYVGYGATIQGPSTVSSYDATRPTSIGPGAVIDGATIQQGAIVSALARVGPGVTVPSGIRVLPGADVATDAEASDPALGKVVAATSSDLSDVTKQLTNNLLLAQGYVTLYQGQSATGVSAGVPTTVSGIYYGNLAAVSGVSRQPGSPTASTAFLPPGKGAQFPRPRGGLAQSTLYNFHARVTGQALFHQRARAVQANSGRGVAIRADQGQPITIGSIAGLGNGVTINSPGGGALTIGQAFTAGNKATILGDGTRTAVIGDNVSIGSGAVVSGSSLGSGTTVGDRAYVLNSTFPANSRIPAGAIYINNALVGTVQW; encoded by the coding sequence ATGGATCGATCGATGCGGGGCCGGAGGCGGCCGTGGGCGTACCGGCCCGGGAATGAGTCGCTGGAGGATCGCCGGCTGCTCAGCGGCGGCACGTGGCCCCCGTACATCCCCCGCGCCGAGCTCCGCGCGTTGCTCCATCAGGGGACGCCCGCGGTGCGCCCGAACACGCCGGTGCTCCCCTACGGCGTCGCGGCCAAGGTGGCGACCTACGTGGACCCGACGGCCCGGATCGTCAACGGCTACGCGGTGATCGTCGGCTCGCCCGGCTTCATCGGCCCTTATGCCACGCTGGACGCCCACGGCGGGCTCATCCAGGTCGGCAACAGCTCGGTGATCCTGGACAACGCCGCGATCGTCGCCAACACGGTGCACGCCGGCACGGCGCCGGCCCCCGAGGCCCGGATCGGCAGCTTCGTGTACGTCGGCTACGGCGCGACGATCCAGGGCCCCAGCACGGTCAGCTCCTACGACGCCACCAGGCCGACCTCGATCGGCCCCGGCGCCGTGATCGACGGGGCCACGATCCAGCAGGGGGCGATCGTCTCGGCGCTCGCCCGCGTGGGGCCGGGCGTGACGGTGCCGTCGGGGATCCGCGTCCTGCCGGGCGCGGACGTCGCGACCGACGCGGAGGCCTCCGACCCGGCGCTCGGCAAGGTCGTCGCGGCGACGTCGTCGGACCTTTCGGACGTCACCAAGCAGCTGACGAACAACCTGCTGCTGGCCCAGGGCTACGTCACGCTCTACCAGGGCCAGTCGGCCACGGGCGTCAGCGCCGGGGTGCCGACCACGGTCTCGGGCATCTACTACGGGAACCTCGCGGCCGTCTCCGGCGTGTCGCGGCAGCCGGGCTCCCCCACGGCCTCCACGGCCTTCCTGCCGCCCGGCAAGGGGGCCCAGTTCCCGAGGCCCCGCGGGGGCCTCGCCCAGAGCACCCTCTACAACTTCCACGCCAGGGTCACCGGCCAGGCCCTCTTCCACCAGCGGGCCCGGGCCGTGCAGGCGAACTCCGGCCGCGGCGTCGCCATCCGCGCCGACCAGGGCCAGCCGATCACCATCGGCTCCATCGCCGGCCTCGGCAACGGCGTCACCATCAACTCGCCGGGCGGCGGCGCGCTCACCATCGGCCAGGCCTTCACCGCCGGGAACAAGGCCACGATCCTGGGCGACGGCACCCGGACGGCCGTGATCGGCGACAACGTCTCGATCGGCAGCGGCGCCGTGGTCTCGGGCTCGTCCCTGGGCAGCGGCACGACGGTCGGCGACCGTGCGTACGTCCTCAACTCCACCTTCCCGGCCAACTCGAGGATCCCCGCCGGGGCCATCTACATCAACAACGCGCTCGTCGGCACCGTGCAGTGGTGA
- a CDS encoding NAD(P)/FAD-dependent oxidoreductase — protein sequence MTATASDEDRVVIVGGGVVGAFSAYYLAKAGHAVTVVDAGPFGGACSRGNCGYICPSHVLPLAGPGAIGTTLRTMMRKGSPIRIGLGTVLSHPGWFLRFARNCNEAAMMAAAGPILALTKSSRALYDEVIAAEDLDCEWDRNGLLFVFRTRAAMDHYAEVDHLLRERFDTPARRLDGDALAAFEPALKPGLPGGWLYEGDAQLRPDRLMAELKRVLEGLGVSILENRKVTGFLRQAGRAAGVRTDGGEIPAGRVVVATGAWTPGLARELGCKVPIQPGKGYSVTYPRPEGSPGVPMIFEEDRVAVSPFHSGFRIGSMMELVGPDASLDPRRLGVLTETANRYLKPQTTGAPEDSWWGWRPMTPDGLPLIGAPPATPNVLVAAGHNMLGMTMGPATGKLVAELVGGEAPHIDPAPYAVGRF from the coding sequence ATGACCGCGACCGCGTCGGATGAGGATCGCGTGGTGATCGTGGGCGGGGGGGTCGTCGGGGCCTTCTCCGCCTACTATCTGGCGAAGGCCGGGCACGCCGTGACCGTCGTGGACGCGGGCCCCTTCGGCGGGGCCTGCTCGCGCGGGAACTGCGGATATATCTGCCCGAGCCACGTCCTGCCCCTGGCCGGGCCGGGGGCGATCGGCACGACCCTGCGGACGATGATGCGGAAGGGCTCGCCGATCCGGATCGGCCTGGGGACGGTGCTCAGCCATCCCGGCTGGTTCCTCCGGTTCGCCCGCAACTGCAACGAGGCCGCGATGATGGCCGCCGCCGGGCCGATCCTGGCGCTCACGAAGTCGTCGCGGGCCCTCTACGACGAGGTCATCGCGGCCGAGGACCTGGACTGCGAGTGGGACCGCAACGGCCTGCTCTTCGTCTTCCGGACGCGGGCGGCGATGGACCACTACGCGGAGGTGGACCACCTGCTCCGCGAGCGGTTCGACACCCCCGCGCGGCGGCTCGACGGCGACGCCCTGGCGGCGTTCGAGCCGGCGTTGAAGCCGGGCCTGCCGGGGGGATGGCTCTACGAGGGGGACGCCCAGCTCCGGCCGGACCGGCTCATGGCCGAGCTGAAGCGGGTCCTGGAGGGCCTGGGCGTGTCGATCCTGGAGAACCGCAAGGTGACGGGCTTCCTCCGGCAGGCCGGCCGGGCGGCCGGCGTGCGGACGGACGGCGGCGAGATCCCGGCCGGGCGGGTCGTCGTGGCGACCGGGGCGTGGACGCCGGGCCTGGCGCGCGAGCTCGGCTGCAAGGTCCCGATCCAGCCAGGCAAGGGCTACTCGGTGACCTACCCGAGGCCCGAGGGCAGCCCGGGCGTGCCGATGATCTTCGAGGAGGACCGGGTCGCCGTCAGCCCCTTCCACTCGGGCTTCCGGATCGGCTCCATGATGGAGCTCGTCGGCCCCGACGCCAGCCTGGACCCCCGCCGCCTGGGCGTGCTCACCGAGACGGCCAACCGCTACCTGAAGCCGCAGACGACCGGCGCGCCGGAGGACTCGTGGTGGGGCTGGCGGCCGATGACGCCCGACGGCCTCCCCCTGATCGGGGCCCCGCCCGCGACCCCCAACGTCCTGGTCGCCGCCGGCCACAACATGCTCGGCATGACCATGGGCCCGGCCACCGGCAAGCTCGTCGCGGAGCTCGTCGGCGGCGAGGCCCCGCACATCGACCCGGCGCCGTACGCGGTCGGGAGATTCTGA
- a CDS encoding proline racemase family protein yields MDRVQVIDSHTGGEPTRVVTSGGPDLGGGPLSARREAFRERFDRFRSAVVNEPRGSDVVVGAMLVEPHEPGCVAGVIFFNNVGVLGMCGHGTIGVAVTLAHMGKIGPGSYRLDTPVGVVGFEYRGGARVSIENVPSYRLKAGVAVDVPGVGPITGDVAWGGNWFFLTPAADLELKLGSAEGLLRRTTLIRRALEEGGVTGAGGAEIDHVELFGPPEDPANHARNYVLCPGGAYDRSPCGTGTSAKLACLAAEGKLDEGQAWRQESVIGSVFEGTYRRAEGGGRIIPTITGEAYVTAEATLLFDPADPFREGIRS; encoded by the coding sequence ATGGACAGGGTCCAGGTGATCGATTCCCACACCGGCGGCGAGCCGACGCGGGTGGTGACCTCGGGGGGGCCGGACCTCGGCGGCGGGCCGCTGTCGGCGCGTCGGGAGGCCTTCCGCGAGCGGTTCGACCGCTTCCGGTCGGCGGTGGTCAACGAGCCCCGCGGGTCCGACGTCGTGGTCGGCGCGATGCTCGTGGAGCCGCACGAGCCCGGGTGCGTCGCGGGGGTAATCTTCTTCAACAACGTCGGCGTGCTCGGCATGTGCGGGCACGGGACGATCGGCGTGGCGGTGACGCTGGCGCACATGGGGAAGATCGGGCCGGGCTCGTACAGGCTGGACACGCCGGTCGGCGTCGTCGGCTTCGAGTACCGCGGCGGGGCGCGGGTGTCGATCGAGAACGTCCCGAGCTACCGGCTCAAGGCCGGCGTGGCCGTGGACGTGCCGGGCGTCGGGCCGATCACCGGCGACGTCGCCTGGGGCGGCAACTGGTTCTTCCTCACCCCCGCGGCCGATCTGGAGCTGAAGCTGGGCTCCGCCGAGGGCCTCCTGCGGCGGACGACCCTGATCCGCCGGGCGCTCGAGGAGGGCGGCGTCACGGGCGCCGGGGGCGCGGAGATCGACCACGTCGAGCTGTTCGGGCCGCCGGAGGACCCGGCGAACCACGCGAGGAACTACGTGCTCTGCCCGGGCGGCGCGTACGACCGCAGCCCCTGCGGCACCGGCACGAGCGCCAAGCTCGCCTGCCTGGCCGCCGAGGGGAAGCTGGACGAGGGCCAGGCCTGGCGGCAGGAGAGCGTCATCGGCAGCGTCTTCGAGGGGACCTATCGCCGGGCGGAGGGCGGCGGCCGGATCATCCCGACCATCACCGGCGAGGCGTACGTCACGGCCGAGGCCACGCTGCTCTTCGACCCGGCCGACCCGTTCCGGGAGGGGATCCGATCATGA
- a CDS encoding dihydrodipicolinate synthase family protein, which translates to MAQNPNWSGVFPAITTQLREDRSLDLAATARHAEALVASGVGGIVACGSLGENQSMTPDEKQEVLAAIVRAAGGKVPVLGGVAESSTAAAVRCVRDYAKNGASGVMIMPPMVYRPDEAEAFAYFKAAATAADLPWMLYNNPIAYTVDVTPAKLEGYLEIPNLVAMKESSGDPRRITEIRLLVGDRLAMFAGVDDLIMECALNGIDGWVAGSGIAFPAENQRLWDLTRAGKWDEAKALYRWFAPLMKLDTHPKFVQYIKLLVQEAGLGAEWVRGPRQTLSGEERERILAVIRKGVETRPKG; encoded by the coding sequence ATGGCACAGAATCCGAACTGGTCTGGCGTCTTCCCGGCGATCACCACCCAGCTCCGCGAGGACCGGTCGCTCGACCTGGCGGCGACGGCCCGGCACGCGGAGGCCCTGGTGGCCTCGGGCGTGGGGGGGATCGTCGCCTGCGGCTCGCTCGGCGAGAACCAGTCGATGACCCCGGACGAGAAGCAGGAGGTCCTCGCGGCGATCGTCAGGGCGGCCGGCGGCAAGGTGCCGGTGCTCGGCGGCGTGGCCGAGTCCTCCACCGCCGCGGCGGTCCGGTGCGTCCGCGACTACGCGAAGAACGGCGCCTCGGGCGTCATGATCATGCCGCCGATGGTCTACCGGCCGGACGAGGCCGAGGCGTTCGCCTACTTCAAGGCGGCGGCGACGGCGGCCGACCTGCCCTGGATGCTCTACAACAACCCGATCGCCTACACGGTGGACGTGACGCCGGCGAAGCTGGAGGGCTACCTGGAGATCCCCAACCTGGTCGCCATGAAGGAGAGCTCCGGCGACCCCCGGCGGATCACCGAGATCCGGCTCCTGGTCGGCGACCGCCTGGCGATGTTCGCCGGCGTGGACGACCTGATCATGGAATGCGCCCTCAACGGCATCGACGGCTGGGTGGCCGGCTCCGGCATCGCCTTCCCGGCCGAGAACCAGCGGCTCTGGGATCTGACCCGGGCCGGCAAGTGGGACGAGGCGAAGGCCCTCTACCGCTGGTTCGCCCCGCTCATGAAGCTGGACACCCACCCCAAGTTCGTCCAGTACATCAAGCTCCTCGTCCAGGAGGCCGGCCTCGGCGCCGAGTGGGTCCGCGGGCCGCGGCAGACCCTGTCCGGCGAGGAACGCGAGCGGATCCTGGCGGTCATCCGCAAGGGCGTCGAGACGCGGCCGAAGGGGTGA
- a CDS encoding AraC family transcriptional regulator codes for MRTDPAAELFARLAEPFTGEALFDRLDGVVYFVKNERAEYVLVNRTLVERCGASDKSELIGRTAEDLFPAPLGRTYREQDEALIRSGEAISGQLELHLYPGGRTGWCLTNKLPLRDRGGQVVGLVGSSQDLRPPAEAEDGYDDVARAVQFARDRLEERPSVEAMAEVAGLSAYQLDRRIRRLFGLTPGQLLLKLRIDAAAEQLRHTDRPAAQVALSCGYSDQSAFSRQFRRTIGLTPLEYREAYRPGG; via the coding sequence ATGCGGACCGACCCGGCGGCCGAGCTGTTCGCCCGCCTCGCGGAGCCGTTCACGGGCGAGGCCCTCTTCGACCGCCTGGACGGGGTCGTCTACTTCGTCAAGAACGAGCGGGCGGAGTACGTGCTCGTGAACCGGACGCTCGTGGAGCGCTGCGGGGCCTCGGACAAGTCGGAGCTGATCGGCCGGACGGCCGAGGACCTCTTCCCGGCGCCGCTGGGGCGGACCTACCGCGAGCAGGACGAGGCCCTGATCCGCTCCGGCGAGGCGATCTCGGGCCAGCTCGAGCTCCACCTGTACCCGGGCGGCCGGACCGGCTGGTGCCTGACGAACAAGCTGCCGCTCCGCGACCGCGGCGGCCAAGTCGTCGGCCTCGTCGGCTCGTCGCAGGACCTCCGCCCGCCGGCCGAGGCGGAGGACGGCTACGACGACGTCGCGCGCGCCGTGCAGTTCGCCCGCGACCGCCTGGAGGAACGCCCCTCGGTGGAGGCCATGGCGGAGGTCGCCGGCCTGTCGGCCTACCAGCTCGACCGCCGCATCCGCCGCCTCTTCGGCCTCACCCCCGGCCAGCTCCTGCTGAAGCTCCGCATCGACGCCGCCGCCGAGCAGCTCCGCCACACCGACCGCCCCGCCGCCCAGGTCGCCCTGTCCTGCGGCTACTCCGACCAGAGCGCCTTCTCCCGCCAGTTCCGCCGCACGATCGGCCTGACGCCGTTGGAGTATCGCGAGGCGTATCGGCCCGGGGGATGA
- a CDS encoding ribbon-helix-helix protein, CopG family, with translation MDTFTIELPEEQARRLREQAEEAGVTPEEMLRFTIQEWLTRPGQDFARAAAYVLQKNRELYRRLA, from the coding sequence ATGGACACCTTCACGATCGAACTCCCCGAAGAGCAGGCCCGGCGGCTCCGCGAGCAGGCGGAGGAGGCCGGGGTCACTCCCGAAGAGATGTTGCGCTTCACGATCCAGGAGTGGCTGACTCGCCCGGGCCAGGATTTCGCGCGGGCCGCCGCGTACGTGCTGCAGAAGAACCGGGAACTCTACCGGCGGCTGGCGTAG
- a CDS encoding type II toxin-antitoxin system death-on-curing family toxin, giving the protein MRYLTMGEILELHRMVIDQSGGRSGVRDPNGLDSALAQPRMAFGGSDLYPTVVEKAAALGFSLVMNHPFVDGNKPIGHAAMETFLVINGYEIVASTDEQERVILDLAAGLLRREAFTEWLRARLGDLRTA; this is encoded by the coding sequence ATGCGTTACCTGACGATGGGAGAAATCCTGGAACTGCACCGGATGGTCATCGACCAATCGGGAGGTCGTTCGGGGGTCCGGGATCCCAACGGGTTGGATTCCGCCCTGGCCCAGCCGCGCATGGCCTTCGGCGGATCTGACCTTTACCCGACGGTCGTGGAAAAGGCCGCGGCCCTGGGTTTCTCCCTGGTCATGAACCATCCGTTCGTGGACGGGAACAAGCCGATCGGACACGCGGCCATGGAGACGTTCCTGGTGATCAACGGGTATGAGATCGTCGCCTCCACGGACGAGCAGGAGCGGGTCATCCTCGACCTGGCCGCGGGCCTCCTCAGGCGAGAGGCGTTCACCGAATGGCTGCGAGCCCGCCTGGGCGATCTGAGGACCGCGTAA